Part of the Sinomonas atrocyanea genome is shown below.
ACCTCCTTCACGGGCCTGTCCAGCATCGAGGCCTTGGCCTCGATGACCGCTTCGATCCGTGGCCCGTTCACCGCGCCGGGACAGATGGCATTGACCCGGATCCCGTCGGCGCCGAGTTCGATCGCCAGTGTCTTGGTCATCCCGACGACGGCCCACTTCGAGGCCGAGTAGGGGCTGCGCCCGGCCATCCCGAGCCGTCCGGCTGCCGAGGAGAGGTTCACGATGGCCGGTTCCTCGGCCTTACGGAGCATCGGCAGGGCATGCTTGACGGCGTAGAACTGCCCGTGCACGTTCACGTCGAAGGTCTTCAGCCAGGCACCTGAATCGAGGGTCTCGATCGGCCCAGTCGGCCCGGCTATGCCCGCGTTGTTGACGAGCACGTCGAGGCCGCCCAGCGTCGACTGGACCTCTTCCATGAGACCCTCGACATCAGACTCGTCCGATACATCGCTGACCTCCGCCAGATAGCCGGCGTCCCTGGCGCTCGCCACCGCCTCCGGGCGGACATCGGTCACGAGCACTGAGGCGCCCAGTTCGCGGAAGCGCGAGGCGATTGAGTGGCCGATGCCGGCAGCTCCGGCGGTCACCAGGACTCTGCGTCCGGTGTAGTCGAGGACGGTGGGGATCATGGAATGTCTCCTAACCTGGGGGCACGCGGCGTTCTGTCGAAGGGAAACGCTTGCGTGCATTGGCTGTAATTGGTCAAGGGTGAGTAGGGCGGCGTGACGGCCCCTGGTCCTGCCCTCGCCGTCGACGTACCGGCTGTCGGCGTGCTTGTGCCTTTGGGCGAGGGCGCACACCTAGGTGAGCGGGCTCAGCGCGCTGTGCTCGGTGGCGGGCAGCCGCAGGATGTTCCGAGGTAGAGTCTGTGGTCGCAGACTGTGTGGGTATAGGTGCTTCTGGGGTCGGTGATCTGGCCGAGGAGGAGTTCCACGGCGCGCTCGGCCATCTGCCGCACCGGCTGGACGATCGTGGTCATCCCGATGAGCGACGACCTGCTGTGGGGGAGCCCATCGCTGCCGACGACCGCCAGATCCTCGGGGATGCTCAGCCCGATGGCCAGTGCGTATTCCATGACTCCGATGGCGATCTCATCGGACCCGCAGACGATCGCCCGAGGCGGGCGCTCCGATGCGAGCAGCCTCTTGGCGGCGGTGAGGCCGCCCTCAGAATTCAGCCGCGTGCTCACCTTCCTCTGCCCCGCAATCGTCACTCCGGCGGCCTTGGCCGTGCGGACGAAGGCCTCCTCCCTGGCAAGGGAAGCTGTGGAGAAGCGGGGGCCGATGACGGTGGCGAGCTCCGTGTACCCGTGACCCAGCACGTGGTGCATCAACTGGGTTGCGGCGGCGTCGTCATCGATGCCCACGAAGTCACCGGGGACGTGGTTGGACCGCCGGGAAAGGTAGACGTAGGGTATCCGGTGCTGCCGCAGCGTCCTGAGCGCACGGGAATCGTCAGACAGCGCTGCAGCGATGACGACCCCGTCCACGTTTCGGGCGGCGAGGGTGTTGGCCGTCTGCGCCAGAGTGTCCGCATCGTCCTGGCTGGTTGCGACAAAGACATCGAAACCCTGTTCCGAAGTCGCCGTGATGATGCTCTGCGCCCAGCCCGTGTACATGGGATTGACAATGTTCGGGAGGATCATCCCGACCACACGCGTAAGCCGTGGGTCGGGGGCGTCCTTGCCAGCCGAGGGCCGGAAGCCGAGCTCGTTCGCCACCTTCACCACGTGCCGACGAGTCTCGTCGGAGACCCCCTGCTGGCCGTTCATCACATAGCTCACCGTGGCAGGAGAGACGCCCGCCGCCCGGGCTACGGCCGCGGCGGAGACTTTGATGGGACGCGAGGTCGAGGCCGGATCCATCAAGACGTCATCCACCTCCCTTGCTGTGAAGTACACCACGGTTCGCCTGAGGCCTCCATTACATGGGAGGACCAAAACGTTCAGCAACATTAAGTTGGCGCGATGATGATCGTTGAACTACCGGAGCCGCCCCGAGCTCCTCATCCAGCCGGTCGGCGCTCCTGCTTGAGGAGGTGAGGTCGGCGCCTGAACCCTTGGAAGAGGGGAATGTCGACCTCGACGCCGGATCGACCCAACCTCGGGGCCGCGCCGAGTCGGGGCGGCCTCGCGCCGGCAGGGCCTTGGGTCAATGGATGGCGAGCGGGGAGGGTCTTCGCAGGCTGCTGGTCAGAGCGCGTTGAGTCGGCTGATGTAGTCGGCCATTCCGGGCACCGTGAATGCCACCCGTCCCAGGGCC
Proteins encoded:
- a CDS encoding LacI family DNA-binding transcriptional regulator, which produces MVYFTAREVDDVLMDPASTSRPIKVSAAAVARAAGVSPATVSYVMNGQQGVSDETRRHVVKVANELGFRPSAGKDAPDPRLTRVVGMILPNIVNPMYTGWAQSIITATSEQGFDVFVATSQDDADTLAQTANTLAARNVDGVVIAAALSDDSRALRTLRQHRIPYVYLSRRSNHVPGDFVGIDDDAAATQLMHHVLGHGYTELATVIGPRFSTASLAREEAFVRTAKAAGVTIAGQRKVSTRLNSEGGLTAAKRLLASERPPRAIVCGSDEIAIGVMEYALAIGLSIPEDLAVVGSDGLPHSRSSLIGMTTIVQPVRQMAERAVELLLGQITDPRSTYTHTVCDHRLYLGTSCGCPPPSTAR
- a CDS encoding SDR family oxidoreductase, which produces MIPTVLDYTGRRVLVTAGAAGIGHSIASRFRELGASVLVTDVRPEAVASARDAGYLAEVSDVSDESDVEGLMEEVQSTLGGLDVLVNNAGIAGPTGPIETLDSGAWLKTFDVNVHGQFYAVKHALPMLRKAEEPAIVNLSSAAGRLGMAGRSPYSASKWAVVGMTKTLAIELGADGIRVNAICPGAVNGPRIEAVIEAKASMLDRPVKEVSDLYHAQSSLNRLVEAEDIANMAVFLAGPLARNVNGQAMAVDGNTEKLY